One region of Glycine max cultivar Williams 82 chromosome 9, Glycine_max_v4.0, whole genome shotgun sequence genomic DNA includes:
- the LOC100795957 gene encoding protein SAMBA has protein sequence MNSSSPAHSSLSTTAVVGGGGGGGGSSNATVSIDDFHLPCDPISSQERKDEAMIVLKSDLMAALDKEVKSLVEDNWKFEGPRSRIHLVSHRGGHLYRPTEISKNWNLTPPK, from the exons ATGAATAGTTCATCGCCGGCTCACTCTTCGCTATCGACGACGGCGGTTGtaggcggtggtggtggtggcggcgGCAGCAGCAACGCCACTGTTTCCATTGACGATTTCCATCTCCCTTGTGATCCCATCTCATCGCAAGAACGGAAAGACGAGGCCATGATAG ttttaaaaTCAGATCTCATGGCTGCACTCGACAAGGAAGTTAAATCCTTGGTTGAAGATAACTGGAAGTTTGAAGGGCCTCGTTCGCGGATCCACCTAGTATCACATCGAG GTGGTCATCTCTATAGGCCAACAGAAATTTCTAAGAATTGGAATTTGACTCCACCAAAATAG
- the LOC100796477 gene encoding syntaxin-22, with the protein MSFQDIEAGRSFAARRNLINGKQDPTQAVASGIFQINTAVSTFQRLVNTLGTPKDTPELRDKLHKTRLHIGQLVKDTSAKLKQASEIDHNVEVNTSKKIADAKLAKDFQAVLKEFQKAQRLSAERETAYTPFVPQGALPSSYTASEVDISSDKTPEQRALLVESRRQEVLFLDNEIAFNEAIIDERDQGIQEIQSQIGEVNEIFKDLAVLVHEQGAMIDDIGSNIEHSHAATVQAKSQLAKASKTQRSNSSLTCLLLVIFGIVLLIVIIVLAA; encoded by the exons atgagCTTTCAGGACATCGAGGCCGGCCGGTCCTTCGCTGCCCGACGCAACCTCATCAACGGCAAACAAGACCCCACGCAGGCGGTGGCTTCCGGCATCTTTCAGATCAACACCGCTGTCTCCACGTTCCAGAGACTCGTCAACACCCTAGGAACCCCCAAGGACACCCCCGAGCTCCGTGATAAGCT GCACAAGACGAGACTGCACATTGGACAATTGGTGAAGGATACTTCGGCTAAGCTTAAGCAAGCTAGTGAGATTGATCACaatgttgaagttaat ACAAGTAAGAAGATAGCAGATGCGAAGCTTGCAAAAGATTTTCAGGCGGTGTTGAAAGAATTTCAGAAGGCTCAGCGTCTTTCAGCTGAGAGGGAAACAGCTTACACTCCTTTTGTTCCACAAGGAGCTCTTCCATCCAG CTATACAGCCAGTGAAGTAGACATTAGTTCTGATAAGACTCCAGAACAGCGTGCCCTTCTTGTTGAATCCAGAAG ACAGGAAGTATTATTCTTAGATAATGAGATTGCCTTCAATGAGGCTATCATTGACGAAAGAGATCAAGGTATTCAAGAAATTCAGTCGCAAATTGGTGAAGTAAATGAGATTTTCAAAGATCTTGCTGTGCTTGTCCATGAGCAAGGAGCAATGATTG ATGATATTGGGTCCAATATTGAGCATTCCCATGCAGCAACTGTGCAAGCAAAATCTCAACTTGCCAAAGCTTCAAAGACACAAAGATCAAATTCATCTTTG ACATGCTTGCTTTTGGTGATATTTGGGATCGTGCTTCTAATCGTCATCATTGTTCTTGCTGCTTAG
- the LOC100797009 gene encoding binding partner of ACD11 1 produces the protein MTIKTVKVSNVSLGATEQDIKEFFSFSGDIEYVELQSHDERSQIAFITFKDSQGAETAVLLSGATIVDMPVTISLDPDYQLPPAALASPVRETRTPGGGADSAFRKAEDVVSGMLAKGFILGKDAVNKAKTFDEKHQLSSTASAKVASFDQKIGLSEKISAGATVVGDRVREVDQKFQVSEKTKSAFAAAEQTVSNAGSAIMKNRYVLTGASWVTGAFSKVSKAAGEVGQKTKEKVESAEEQQKRKVEDQYAQVLSESPKAAEASEQKSSKPAPAQGLIL, from the exons ATGACG aTAAAAACTGTTAAAGTCAGTAACGTTTCCTTGGGAGCAACTGAACAAGACATTAAGgagttcttttcattttctggtgATATTGAATATGTTGAACTACAGAG CCATGATGAACGATCTCAAATTGCTTTTATTACCTTCAAGGATTCACAGGGAGCTGAGACTGCAGTACTGCTTTCG GGAGCAACAATAGTCGATATGCCAGTTACAATATCTCTGGATCCAGATTACCAGCTTCCACCTGCTGCCTTAGCATCACCT GTAAGAGAAACTCGAACTCCTGGTGGCGGTGCTGACTCTGCTTTCCGGAAGGCAGAGGATGTGGTCTCCGGCATGCTAGCCAAGGGCTTTATCTTAGGGAAAGATGCTGTCAACAAAGCAAAGACCTTTGACGAGAAGCACCAGTTATCCTCCACAGCCTCAGCAAAAGTTGCGTCTTTCGATCAgaaaattgggcttagcgagaaaATAAGTGCTGGTGCTACAGTAGTGGGTGATAGAGTTCGAGAAGTGGACCAAAAGTTTCAGGTTTCAGAGAAGACCAAATCAGCATTTGCAGCTGCAGAACAGACAGTGAGTAATGCTGGTTCTGCCATAATGAAGAATCGCTATGTGCTTACCGGGGCATCCTGGGTAACAGGTGCTTTTAGTAAGGTTTCTAAGGCGGCTGGTGAAGTAGGACAGAAGACGAAAGAGAAAGTGGAGAGTGCAGAAGAACAACAGAAACGAAAAGTGGAAGATCAATATGCACAAGTCCTTTCTGAGTCCCCAAAAGCAGCAGAAGCAAGTGAGCAGAAATCTTCCAAGCCTGCTCCTGCCCAGGGTTTGATCCTTTGA
- the LOC100305643 gene encoding uncharacterized protein LOC100305643, with amino-acid sequence MHRQSLGSPSPKLPMLETLVTDEDDAPKPHRLSLSPPPPPPHKFVHLIPVLTLLCFFVLYLFSHTPSPSDLNHFTGFNRSPSHRLDLAEKIGGDIGQYMDVKRSDVLAIRSLQQIPKPRPHRKLADF; translated from the exons ATGCATAGGCAATCCCTGGGTTCTCCCTCTCCCAAGCTCCCCATGCTAGAGACGCTCGTCACCGACGAAGACGATGCTCCCAAACCTCACCGTCTCAGCCTCTCCCCGCCGCCTCCACCGCCGCACAAGTTCGTCCACCTCATTCCTGTCCTCACTCTCCTCTGCTTCTTCGTCCTCTACCTCTTCTCCCACACTCCCTCTCCATCAG ACTTGAATCATTTCACCGGATTCAACCGCTCGCCATCACACCGTCTAG atttgGCGGAGAAGATCGGCGGCGACATTGGACAATACATGGATGTAAAAAGAAGCGATGTTTTGGCGATCCGAAGTTTGCAACAGATTCCGAAACCTCGCCCTCACAGGAAACTCGCCGATTTTTAA